TTTCAAGGCCCGATCATTAATACCGTTTTTGATCTTTCCATCTTGCTTTGGCCTGAAACGCATCCGGAGAACCGAAGGCGGTATTTTGAGAAGTACTTTTACAAAAGGTTGCCCTGGGCGGCTCACATGATCACGACATCGGAAGCCACAAAAAGCCAAATGATCGAACATCTGAATATCAAACCCGATAAAATCACGGTCACCTACCTCGGAGTGGATGACAGTTTTGCCGCCGTGCCGGCGGAAACCGCCCGCGCCGTGCTTTCTCATTACGGTCTTGCGTACGGATCTTACATCTTGTACGTGGGAACGTTGGAACCCCGGAAGAATATAACGGCGGTTCTGCAAGCGTATGCGCAGTTGCCGAAAAAAATCCAATCCGCTTATCCCCTGGTTCTGGCGGGTGGGAAGGGTTGGCTGATGGAGGACCTCGACGAGGAAATCAAGCGGCATCGTATCGCATCGTCGACGATTCTCACAGGGTATGTTTCCAAAGCGCACCTCCCGTCGCTTTACAGCGGCGCGACTGTTTTTGTCTACCCCTCCCTGTATGAAGGATTCGGTCTTCCTCCCCTCGAAGCCATGGCCTGCGGCGCCCCCGTCATTGCATCGGATGTCTCGTCGCTTCCGGAAGTGGTCGGTCCGGCCGGGGTGTTGGTGGCGCCCCGGGACGTGAAAAGGCTTAAGGATGAAATGGAGCGCGTGATCGAGGATTCTTCTCATCGGGCCTTGTTGAGCAAACTCGGCTTGGAAAGGTCCCGGCAGTTTACCTGGGAAGCCTGCGCGAGGCAAACGGTGGACGTTTATAATCGTGTTCTGAACACGGGTGGATAACGAAGGGTTGAGTCTTCTTTATGAGAGTTGCGCTGATACATGACTGGTTGACCGTGATGCGGGGAGGGGAGAGGTGTCTTGAGGCCTTTTGCGATTTGTTTCCTGAAGCGGATCTCTTTACGCTGTTGCATTTCCCCGGAACGGTCTCGGCCAAGATTGAGAAGCATCGCATTGTAACGAGTTTCATCCAACGTTTCCCGTTCAACCAACAAGCCTACCGTTACTATCTTCCTTTCTTTCCCCTGGCCATTGAATCTTTTAACCTTTCCGGATATGATTTGATCTTAAGCTCGAGCCACTGCGTGGCAAAAGGGGTTCGGGTTCGGAAAGGGTCCTGTCACGTTGCGTATCTCTATACTCCCATGCGTTACATTTGGGATCAGCACGAAGCTTATTTCGGGGAAGGTCGTTCCGGGTGGCCGGCGCGGAAGGGGATGCGGCTCTTTCGGCCCTGGCTTCAACGATGGGACGCGGCTTCCAATAACGATGTTCACGCTTTCATCGCAAGCTCCCGCCACGTGGCGGAACGAATTCGGCGTTGCTATGGAAGGACGGCGGATGTCATCCCTCCGCCCGTGGATTTTCGGGCCTTCTCATCCTCCCGTCGGGATGACGGATTCTATCTCATGGTGACGGCCTTCGCCCCCTATAAACGCGTGGATCTGGCCGTCGAGGCTTTTAACCGGTTAAAACAACCGCTCAAGATTATCGGAACGGGTCAGGATGAGAAACGCCTCAAGTCCATGGCCGGGCCGACCGTCGATTTTCTGGGTTGGAAATCGGACTCGGATATTCGGGACGCCTACGCCGCCTGTCGCGCCGTCGTTTTTCCGGGAGAAGAAGATTTTGGGATCGTTCCCTTGGAGGCCATGGCCAGCGGAAAACCGGTGATCGCCTACGGCAGGGGCGGCGTCCTGGAGACCGTGATTCCATTGCAAACGCCGGGAGCCGGAGCTCGTCCGTCGGAAGCCGTCCATCCCACGGGCCTGTTTTTTTATGATCCGACGCCCCAGGCTTTGATGCAAGCGGTGCGTTATTTTGAATCCCACCGGGACGCGTTCGATCCCGACCGCATCCGGGAACATGTAAGGATGTTCGATCGCCAACAGTTCATGGAAAAGATCGATCGGTATATCCAAGAGACGTACGGGGAATTTAAGAAGGCGCAGCATGCTTAGAAAGTACAGCGAGTTTTTTAAAGCCCTCCTTTTCATAGTTGATCTGGCCCTGATCTCGGGCGCATGGTGGGGGGCCTATGCCTTCCGTTTTTATGCGGATCAAATTCCGGTTACGAAAGGCCGGCCGTCTTTTGAGCCTTACCTGGCCCTCTTGCCGGCGATACTAATCGTCTGGGGCTTTGTCTTCAAGGCCTTTGACCTGTATCGGCCCCGCCGAATGTCTTCTCACCTGGCCGAGATCTGGGACATCACCAAGGCCTGCAGCTTCGCCGTACTGGTCGTCGTTACATTGAGTTTTTTCTTAAGACAGTTTGAGTATTCCCGGCTGGTTTTTTTGTTGTTCTGGGGATTTAGCATTGTGTTGGTGACCCTCAGCCGCTGGAGCTTCCGCGAGCTTCTCCGCTTTTTCCGCAGGAGGGGACGCAATCTGCGATACGCCCTCATTGTAGGCGCCGGACCGCTGGCTCAGGAACTCGCCGGCAAGCTTCGTCGTCATCGCGAACTGGGAATCGAGATCATCGGTTATCTGACACGGAAGGATGAAAAAGTCGGCCGGGAGCTGCGGGGAATCAAGGTTCTGGGCACCTATGAGGAATTACCTGCGATCCTGCGGGACCGAACGGTCGACCATATCTTTGTAGCGCTTCCACACGATGCGTATACTCATGCCGAAAAGATTCTCCGTTTTCTTCAAGGCCAGACCATGGATGTCCGAATCGTTCCGGATCTCCTCCAGTTCATGACGGTTCGGGGGCAGGCCGAGTTGTTCGACGGTCTTCCCTTGGTCACGCTTCAGGCGACCCCCCTGTACGGTTGGAACCAGGTCTTGAAAAGGGCGACCGACATTCTGTTTTCTCTCACCATCCTGACGTTGTTGTCGCCTTTGATGCTGGTCCTCGTGGCGCTCGTTAAGCTGACATCACCCGGTCCGATTTTATATTGCCAGAAACGGATGGGGTATGACGGCCGGCTCTTTGAAATCCTGAAATTCCGCTCAATGCGCGTGGATGCGGAAAAGGAAACCGGCGCGGTCTGGACCGGCGCGGACGATCCAAGGCGTACCCCGGTGGGAAGGTGGCTCCGCTGGACGGGTCTGGATGAGTTGCCCCAGTTTTTCAATGTGCTCAGGGGGGAGATGAGCATCGTAGGGCCGAGGCCGGAGCGTCCGGAGTTTGTGGAGAAGTTCAAAACGGCGATTCCCCGGTATATGTTGAGGCATAAAATCAAGGCCGGAATAACCGGATGGGCCCAGGTGAACGGCTGGCGCGGGAACACGTCCCTGGAAGAACGGATAAAATGTGATCTCGAGTATATCGAGAAATGGTCGCTCGGACTTGACCTCAAAATCATGTGGCTGACGCTCTGGAAAGGTCTCATCAACAAAAACGCCTACTGAGGGGATTAAAAGTTACTCGCTGTTTCCTTGGTGTTCTTTCCTCGCATTCGAACTGTTATTTGAGCCGTCCGATTCAAAAAACCCTTGATTTACCTCCATTAATTCGTTATATTTAATTGCTATTGCCATGGCATGGAGCCCTTGGGGCTTGGCGGGAATCGTGCCATGAATGAGCGGTCAAGCGAACGACCCCGGGGTTTATGAAGCGCCGGAGCGACAACTGATGAACGGTTAGAGAGTCTGAACGGGCTTAGTGACTAAATTGGGAATCGAGCCGTTTCTATACGCCCTGGTGTTGAGCCTTCCTCTTTCCATCGCGGCCGTCCATGTTTGTCTGGGAATCCTGATCCTCCTGTGGGGCTATCAATATGCAATAAAGAGAGAGCCGTGGGTCCATACTTCCCTGGATCGCCCCATCCTGATTTATCTATCCGCGGTGCTGGCCGCCGCCCTCTTCGGCGTGAACCCCGGCCGGAGCATCCTTCATATTTTGGCGCTTTGGCATATCGTACTTTATCTCTATGTCGTGAAATGGGTGCCCGATCAAACTCTGGCGCGTCGTCTGATCTGGACCCTTTTCGGATCCGCCGCACTGAACGGAATTTACGGCATCGCGCAGCACGTCGGCGGCGGGCTCGATCTTTTCCGGTTCGGCGGCGCCGAACGGATTTTTAAGATTGACGGCCAGGTGCGGGCATCGGGAGTCTTCGACCATTACATGACGTTCTCCGGCCAGATGCTTTTGTTGGGGCTGTTGGGGACGGGTCTTCTCCTGTTTTGGGCCCGGGGGCGGACCCGTTGGATTCTGGCCGGCGCGGTGCTCGTCTTTTTTTGCGCGGTCTGGTCTTCGTTTACCCGCAACGCCTGGGTTGGGCTCGGGGCCGGATTTTTTGCGATTGCGCTGTTCAAAGAGAGAAGGACCATGATCGTTCTCGTAGCCGGCCTTCTTCTGACCGTTGTTCTCTTGTCCGTGGCCGATCGGGGATTTCGGACACGGGCCGTCAGTACGGTGAAGATTCATGAAGGCAGCACGGTGGAACGGTTTGAAATCTGGCGTGCGACGCTCGAGATGATAAAAGATCACAGCCTGCTCGGGGTCGGCATCGGCAACTTCACGACGGTTTTTGATCGGTATCGCGATCGCACCGGCGCTGGGGCGCATTCCCACGCCCATAACACGTTGCTTCAGATCACGGCTGAAAGCGGATTGATCGGACTCGCGGCCTATCTTTATTTGTGGTATGCGTTCTTCCGCATGATGATCCGGCGGGCGATGACGTCCGCCGATCCTTTTGTCCGCGGTGTGACCATCGGGGCGATCGGGGCGCTTGTGGGCTTCCATGTCGCCGGTCTGTTTGAATACAACTTGGGGGACAGCGAAGTGGATGCGATGATGTGGTTTGTTGTGGGATTGGGCATGATGGCGCAGAACATGGGCCTCCAAGAAGCCGCGGCCTTTGATAAGTCCGTCGTTTCCAAGGCCGCCTTGGCTTAACCGTTGTAAATCACGGGTTCATTCCCCCGGTAAGGGACCATGGGCTTTTGGGAAAATAAAAAAATCATCGTCACGGGCGGGGCGGGGTTTCTGGGATCCCGTATCGTTGAAAAATTAGCGGGCCGTGGCTGTCGAAAGGTCTTTGTGCCGCGAAGCGCCGACTGTGATCTTGTTCAACCCGAAAACGTCCGTCGTCTTTATCGGGAAGCGGACCCCAACATGGTGATTCACCTGGCCGCCAAGGTAGGCGGGATCGGAGCCAATCAGGCCAACCCGGGAAAATTTTTCTATGACAATCTCATGATGGGCGCTCAGATGATGGAACAGGGGCGCCTCTTCGGGGTGGAGAAATTCGTTGCGATCGGCACGATTTGTTCTTATCCCAAGTTCACTCCGGTTCCTTTTAAGGAGGACGACCTGTGGAACGGCTATCCCGAGGAAACCAACGCCCCGTACGGATTGGCCAAGAAGATGCTTCTGGTGCAGAGCCAGGCCTATCGGCAGCAATACGGATTCAATTCCATCTTTCTCCTGCCCGTCAACCTGTACGGCCCACGGGATAATTTTGACCCGAACACCTCCCATGTGATCCCCGCACTCATCCGAAAATGCATCGAAGCGGTTCGTAACGGGGAGCCGGAGATCGTGGTGTGGGGGACCGGCGAGCCGACCCGGGAGTTCCTCTATGTCGAGGACGCGGCGGAGGGTATTCTCCTGGCGGCCGAGCGGTACAACAAAAGCGAGCCGGTCAATCTGGGAATGGGTTTCGAGATTTCAATCCGGGATCTCGTTCAACGGATCGCTCTTCTGACCGGGTTTACGGGGAAGATCCGGTGGGATCCGTCGAAGCCGGACGGTCAGATGAGAAGGATGCTGGATACGACGCGGGCCGAAAAAGAATTTGGTTTCAGAGCCGGCCTCGGCATCGATGAAGGCTTAAAGCGGACGATTGAGTGGTATCGAAAAAATAAGGCGGGCTGATCCTCTTGCCGTCAATATGCAAGAAGCGGTCGGGTGAAAAAAATCCTTCCATGACGTAAATGTCCTTTGCGGGGCCGAGCGCGCCGTCTGTTCTCGAAGACGTTGCGTTACCGTTGCGACACCCTTTCTTGCCGAGAAGGTTTTCAGTATTCCAACATCGGAACCTGGAGATTTCGCATTAAACCATATCAGGAGCCAGTGTGAGCCGCTCATTTATCAAAGGCATTCAACCGGGCGATCTCGTCCTGGAGATCGGAAGCGGACATAACCCTTACCCCCGATCGAATATCCTGTGCGACAAACACCTCGAAAACCTGGAAAGGGGCGGCGGGATCCGCACGGGAGGGCGGCCTCTGGTCATTGCCGACGGGGAGT
This genomic window from Nitrospiria bacterium contains:
- a CDS encoding O-antigen ligase family protein, which encodes MTKLGIEPFLYALVLSLPLSIAAVHVCLGILILLWGYQYAIKREPWVHTSLDRPILIYLSAVLAAALFGVNPGRSILHILALWHIVLYLYVVKWVPDQTLARRLIWTLFGSAALNGIYGIAQHVGGGLDLFRFGGAERIFKIDGQVRASGVFDHYMTFSGQMLLLGLLGTGLLLFWARGRTRWILAGAVLVFFCAVWSSFTRNAWVGLGAGFFAIALFKERRTMIVLVAGLLLTVVLLSVADRGFRTRAVSTVKIHEGSTVERFEIWRATLEMIKDHSLLGVGIGNFTTVFDRYRDRTGAGAHSHAHNTLLQITAESGLIGLAAYLYLWYAFFRMMIRRAMTSADPFVRGVTIGAIGALVGFHVAGLFEYNLGDSEVDAMMWFVVGLGMMAQNMGLQEAAAFDKSVVSKAALA
- a CDS encoding undecaprenyl-phosphate glucose phosphotransferase; translation: MLRKYSEFFKALLFIVDLALISGAWWGAYAFRFYADQIPVTKGRPSFEPYLALLPAILIVWGFVFKAFDLYRPRRMSSHLAEIWDITKACSFAVLVVVTLSFFLRQFEYSRLVFLLFWGFSIVLVTLSRWSFRELLRFFRRRGRNLRYALIVGAGPLAQELAGKLRRHRELGIEIIGYLTRKDEKVGRELRGIKVLGTYEELPAILRDRTVDHIFVALPHDAYTHAEKILRFLQGQTMDVRIVPDLLQFMTVRGQAELFDGLPLVTLQATPLYGWNQVLKRATDILFSLTILTLLSPLMLVLVALVKLTSPGPILYCQKRMGYDGRLFEILKFRSMRVDAEKETGAVWTGADDPRRTPVGRWLRWTGLDELPQFFNVLRGEMSIVGPRPERPEFVEKFKTAIPRYMLRHKIKAGITGWAQVNGWRGNTSLEERIKCDLEYIEKWSLGLDLKIMWLTLWKGLINKNAY
- a CDS encoding glycosyltransferase, yielding MRVALIHDWLTVMRGGERCLEAFCDLFPEADLFTLLHFPGTVSAKIEKHRIVTSFIQRFPFNQQAYRYYLPFFPLAIESFNLSGYDLILSSSHCVAKGVRVRKGSCHVAYLYTPMRYIWDQHEAYFGEGRSGWPARKGMRLFRPWLQRWDAASNNDVHAFIASSRHVAERIRRCYGRTADVIPPPVDFRAFSSSRRDDGFYLMVTAFAPYKRVDLAVEAFNRLKQPLKIIGTGQDEKRLKSMAGPTVDFLGWKSDSDIRDAYAACRAVVFPGEEDFGIVPLEAMASGKPVIAYGRGGVLETVIPLQTPGAGARPSEAVHPTGLFFYDPTPQALMQAVRYFESHRDAFDPDRIREHVRMFDRQQFMEKIDRYIQETYGEFKKAQHA
- a CDS encoding glycosyltransferase family 1 protein; the encoded protein is FQGPIINTVFDLSILLWPETHPENRRRYFEKYFYKRLPWAAHMITTSEATKSQMIEHLNIKPDKITVTYLGVDDSFAAVPAETARAVLSHYGLAYGSYILYVGTLEPRKNITAVLQAYAQLPKKIQSAYPLVLAGGKGWLMEDLDEEIKRHRIASSTILTGYVSKAHLPSLYSGATVFVYPSLYEGFGLPPLEAMACGAPVIASDVSSLPEVVGPAGVLVAPRDVKRLKDEMERVIEDSSHRALLSKLGLERSRQFTWEACARQTVDVYNRVLNTGG
- a CDS encoding GDP-L-fucose synthase, with protein sequence MGFWENKKIIVTGGAGFLGSRIVEKLAGRGCRKVFVPRSADCDLVQPENVRRLYREADPNMVIHLAAKVGGIGANQANPGKFFYDNLMMGAQMMEQGRLFGVEKFVAIGTICSYPKFTPVPFKEDDLWNGYPEETNAPYGLAKKMLLVQSQAYRQQYGFNSIFLLPVNLYGPRDNFDPNTSHVIPALIRKCIEAVRNGEPEIVVWGTGEPTREFLYVEDAAEGILLAAERYNKSEPVNLGMGFEISIRDLVQRIALLTGFTGKIRWDPSKPDGQMRRMLDTTRAEKEFGFRAGLGIDEGLKRTIEWYRKNKAG